GAGGAACCAGGTTTAGGTAATGGGGGTTTGGGTCGGTTAGCTGCTTGTTACCTCGATTCCTTGGCAAGCTTGGAAATTCCTACCCTTGGCTATGGTATCCGCTACGAATTTGGCATTTTCGACCAACTGATCCGTAACGGCTGGCAAGTTGAGAAAACTGATAAATGGCTGCGCTATGGCAACCCTTGGGAAATTGCTCGTCCAGAATGGGCTGTTTCGGTGAAATTTGGCGGACGCACCGAAGCACATAAAAATGCGCAAGGACGCTATCGGGTACGCTGGATTCCCCACAAAGTTGTCCTGGGCATACCCTACGATACGCCGATTTTGGGTTACAAGGTCAACACGGCTAATACCTTGCGGTTGTGGAAAGCCGAAGCACCAGAATCTTTTGATTTTGAAGCCTTTAATCGCGGGAATTATTACGGTGCGGTGGATCAAAAAGTTACCTCGGAAAACTTAACCAAGGTACTTTATCCCAACGATGAAACTTACGAAGGTAAGCAACTACGTTTAGAACAGCAGTATTTCTTTGTTTCCTGCGCCTTGCAAGATATGCTGCGAATCATGTTACGGCAGAAATTGCCCTTAGAACAGTTCCACGAAAAATTCGCCGTTCAACTCAACGATACCCATCCCGCGATCGCAGTTGCCGAATTGATGCGATTGTTGTTAGACGAACACGAAATGGACTGGGAACCCGCTTGGGAAATTACCCAAAAAACTTTTGGTTACACCAACCATACGTTACTACCAGAAGCTTTAGAAAAGTGGTCGCTGAAGTTATTTAGCAGCCTTCTTCCCCGTCATTTAGAAATCATTTATGAAATTAATTGGCGCTTTTTAGAACAGGTACGGCATAAATTTGGTACGGATGAAGGACGGATCGGACGGCTATCGTTGATTGACGAAAACGATGGTAAATTCGTCCGTATGGCACACCTCGCCTGCGTTGGTAGCCACAAAATTAACGGAGTCGCAGCACTCCACAGCGAATTGCTACAAAAAACCACGCTGTTAGACTTTTACGAGTTTTTCCCTGAAAAATTCACCAACATCACAAATGGCGTAACTCCCCGTCGTTGGATTGTCTTGAGTAACCCCAAACTGACAAATCTGATTACCAGTTGTATCGGAGATAATTGGATCAAACATTTAGAAGACGTACAACGAATAGAAACCTACGCTGAAGATCCAGGGTTTCAGCAAGAATGGCAGCAGATCAAGCGGGAAAATAAAGTTAACGTCGCTGAAATTTTACTCGATCGCACGGGTGTTAAAGTCGATCCCGACTCGCTATTTGACATCCAAGTCAAGCGCATTCACCAATACAAGCGCCAACACCTGAATATATTGCACGCAATTACGCTTTACAACCAAATCAAACAAAATCCCAATCTAGACATTACCCCCCGTACCTTAATTTTTGCTGGCAAAGCCGCTCCTGGTTATTACATCGCCAAGTTGATAATTAAACTGATCAACTCCGTGGCTGAAGTGGTCAACAAAGATCGAGATATTGGCGATCGCTTGAAAGTTGTCTTTTTACCAGATTACAACGTCAAAAATAGCCAACCCATCTATCCCGCTGCCGACCTTTCCGAACAAATTTCCACCGCAGGTAAAGAAGCATCCGGCACGGGTAACATGAAGTTTGCCATGAATGGGGCATTGACAATCGGCACTCTCGACGGCGCGAACATCGAGATCCGCAATGCTGTGGGGGCAGAAAATTTCTTTCTGTTTGGCTTGACAACAGAGGACGTTGGTGCTTTAAGATTAACCGGATATCGTCCTAGAGAGTATTACGAACAAAACCCGCAATTGAAACAAGCAATCGACCAAATCGCCTCTGGATACTTTTCTCACGGCGATCGCAGCTTATTCAAACCGCTAGTAGACTTGTTACTTGACAAAGACCCCTTCATGTTAATGGCAGATTACCAACCGTACATCGATTGCCAACAGCAAGTATCTCAGACATACCGCGATCGCGATCGGTGGTTGCAAATGTCAATTTTAAATACAGCCCGCATGGGTAAATTCTCCTCAGACCGTGCCATCCGCGAGTACTGCCAGCAGATCTGGAAAGTGCAACCCGTTCCGGTACAATTGGCAGCAGAAAAAACTGGCGATGGTTGGTTTGGGACAGTGACTAGTGACTAGTGGCTAGTGACTAGAAAAGAGTCCAGCCTCTAGCCACTAGCCACCAGCCACTCTACAAATGACAAATGACAAACTTATGTTAAAAATTGGCATTAATGGTTTTGGTCGAATTGGACGTTTAGTAGCGCGGGTAGCAGCCCATAATCCGCAAGTGGAGATTGTCGGGATTAACGATCTCGTTCCCCCCGATAATCTTGCCTATTTGTTTAAATACGACTCCACTCATGGCACTTACAGCGGTCGGGTGGAGGCGAAGGAAGATGGAATCGCGATCGACGGCAAGTTCGTCCCTTGTACGGCAATCAAAAATCCGGCTGAGTTACCTTGGGGCAGTTTGGGTGCAGATTATGTCGTGGAATCTACAGGTTTGTTTACCACCTATGAAGGGGCATCCAATCACCTTAAAGCAGGGGCAAAACGGGTAGTCATTTCTGCTCCTACTAAAGACCCCGATAAGGTTCCAACGCTGTTGGTGGGTGTGAATCACGACAAATTCGATCCCCAAAAAGATGCGATCGTGTCTAATGCTAGCTGTACCACTAACTGTCTGGCTCCGATTGCCAAAGTCATCGACGATAAATTCGGCTTGACAGAAGGCTTAATGACCACCGTACACGCTATGACCGCTACCCAACCTACTGTAGATGGTCCTAGTAAAAAAGACTGGCGCGGCGGACGCGGGGCAGCTCAAAATATCATTCCTTCCTCGACTGGGGCGGCGAAAGCTGTAGCGTTAGTTTTGCCTCAACTCAAGGGTAAGCTTACCGGAATGGCATTTCGCGTCCCTACCCCCGATGTTTCCGTTGTCGATTTGACCTTCAAGACAGAGAAAGCCACCAGCTACAAAGAAATCTGTGCGGCAATGAAAGAAGCTTCCCAAAATGGCTTAGCAGGCATTCTCGGCTACACCGAAGATGAAGTTGTCTCAATGGATTTCCGTAGCGATGCTCGTTCTAGCATTTTTGACGCTGGCGCGGGTATCGAGTTGAATTCCAACTTTTTCAAAGTCGTTTCCTGGTATGACAACGAGTGGGGTTACTCCTGTCGCGTCCTCGATCTGATGCTTTATATGGCACAGAAAGAAGGCATATTAACAGGCGATCGCCCCTTGGTTGCTGTTTCTTAACGGTAGTTGGTAGTTGGTAGTTGTCATTACCAACTACCCATTACCAATTACCCATTACCAATCAAAACATGAGTCTCAAACTCTACTTGCTGCGACACGGAGAAACAGAATACAGCCGCACGGGAGGTTTTTGTGGCGAGCTTGACCCAGAACTGACCCCAGAAGGGATGTTGATGGCAAAGGCGTTTGCCGAAACTTATCGTTCTCTGCCTTGGACGGCGGTTTATGTCAGTCCGATGAAACGCACGATCGCAACTGCAAAACCTCTATGTGATGCGATCGCGATGGATATGCAATTGCGCGACGGATTGAAGGAGATTCGCTACGGCAAATGGGAAGGACAAACGCTGGAATTTGTCAAGCAACATTACGAAGAAGATTACGTCCGATGGTTGACGGAACCAGCTTGGAATCCGCCGACTGAAGGTGAAACTGGTGTCCAAATTGCCAGCCGTGCTATGCCTGTTATTTCTGAAATTGAAGCTAAATGTCCTACGGGCAATGTTTTGATCGTCTCTCACAAAGCCACGATTAGGATTATTCTTTGCAGTTTATTGGGGATCGATGTCGGACGTTATCGCGATCGCATTACTGCTTTAGCTGCTTCTGTTAGTATTGTCAAATTTGACGTACACGGTCCTTTATTGGAAGTGTTGGGCGATCGCTATCATCTAGATGCAGAATTACGTAATTTACCAGGAACGTAATAATCGACAAATATATCTATAAATATTTCATTTTTGCTCTGGGTATTTTCCCTAAACTAAGATTTGAAACATTCGCGATCGCTCTTTCTCTTCAATTTTGCGCGCTTGAGTAAGTCCGAGGTCAAAATTCACTCACAATTAAATCCAAATAGAGCTTATGCAAACTATTTATGTCGATGGAACTTACCTTGAAAATAATCCATCTTATGGTGTTGAAGATTCCCCTTGGAAAGCCCAGCAAATTCTGAGTATAATTCAGAAAAATCAGTTAAATCCTCGTTCTATTTGTGAAATTGGCTGTGGGGCTGGAGAGATTTTAAGACAACTACAGTTATCCTTACCAGATCATGTCAGATTTCAAGGATATGATATCTCACCTCAAGCAATCCAACTCTCTCGACAGCGCCAAAATCAAAATTTATCTTTTGCCTGTGAGGATATAACTAAAATAGAGATCGATCCTTTCGATATTTTACTCTGTATCGACGTGTTCGAGCATGTAGAAGACTATTTAAATTTTTTAAGACAGTTAAAACCCAAATCTAAATATAAAATTTTTCATATTCCTCTCGACATGTCAGCTCAATTTGTTCTGCGAGCCGAACCGATTTTGTGGATGCGAGAAAACGTCGGTCATATACACTACTTTATGAAAGATACAGCTCTTTTGGCTTTGAAAGACGCTGGCTACAAAATTTTAGATTATTGCTACACCGCCGAGCATGTCGATCGCCCGAAATCCTTTAAAGCGAGATCGCTAAGTCTACCGCGAAAAATTTTACATGCGATCGCCCCAGATGTTACAGTACGGCTACTAGGAGGATACTCGCTATTAGTCCTAGCAGAATCTTAGAGCTATATACATCTTTAGACACTCAACAAATTGCTGCCGAAAATCTAGAATCCGAGTGAAATTTAAGTCGGAAGACCGATCGCTGTTAACTGATAACTGTTAACTGATAACTGACTGATGAAAATCCTTGTACTCAACGCCGGATCGAGCAGCCAAAAAAGTTGTCTCTACGAAATTACGGGAGATGGGATTCTAGAGCAACCAGTTGAGCCATTGTGGGAAGCCACCATAGACTGGACGGGAAAATCGGCAGTCGGCTTACTCAAGGTAAAAACCTCTCATGGAGCATCGATAAAAACAGAAATTCCTGTCAAAGAACGACAGCAGGCGATCGCCCAAATGCTCGATACTTTAATGCAAGGCGAGACACAGGTGATTTCCGATTTAGCTGAAATCCAACTCGTCGGACACCGTGTCGTTCACGGCGGACAGCATTACTCTCAGCCAACTCGCATCACTCCCGAGGTGAAAGCAGCAATAAAAGAACTAGCAAACCTTGCACCCGCACACAATCCCGTCAATTTAGAGGGGATTGAGGCGATCGAGCAGACTTTACCACAAGTACCGCAAGTAGCAGTATTCGATACTGCTTTTCACAGTTCCATTCCCCCTGGTGCAGTCGTTTACCCCATCCCTTACGAGTTGTCCGAACAAGGAATTCGCCGTTACGGTTTCCACGGAATCAGTCACGAATACGTATCTCGTCGCGCCGCATATTTGTTAGACAGAGATCTTAGTTCCCTCAAACTGATTACCTGTCATTTAGGTAACGGTTGTTCTTTAGCAGCAATCCGCGATGGGAGCTGCATCAATACGACAATGGGATTTACACCCTTAGAGGGATTGATGATGGGGACGCGATCGGGTTCTATCGATCCCAGCATTCTCCTCTATCTATTGCGACAGGGTTACAGTACCGAGCAGTTAGACGAGATGCTCAATAAACAATCGGGACTGAAAGGCGTTTCTGGTATAAGTGGGGATATGCGCCAAATCAGCCAAGCGATCGCCGAGGGAAACGATCGCGCCAAATTAGCATTTGACATTTATATTCATCGCCTGCGATCGCACATCGGTTCGATGCTAGCTTCCTTGTCAGGAACGGATGCACTTGTCTTCACTGCTGGGGTGGGAGAAAATCACCCTCTAACTCGTACAGCCACCTGTGAAGCTTTTGAATTTCTGGGATTGAAACTCGATCCCAGTAAAAATCAAGCTTCCCCCAAGGATGCAGACATCGCCACCTCTGATTCAAAGATCCGCGTTTTAGTCGTCCAAACCCAAGAAGATTGGGCGATCGCTCAATCTTGCTGGAATCTGTTGAATCGAGAGTCGTAGGGGCGCACAGCAGTGCGCCCCTACAGGAGTCGCCAGTCGCAAATATTCCACGCACCACGCACCACTTTCTTACCAACTACCTATCTACTGCATCTTCTCGATATAGTCCAACACCATCTCATAATTAGCCATTCTGCCTTGGGAGAGGAAGAGTTCTGCGGCAGCACGAAAATCTGACAACGCACCCATGCGATCGCCTAAATTTAGCCTCATAAAGCCGCGATTGCCAAAAGCTCTAGCATTCTCAGGATTTATCGATACCGCTTCGTCGTAGCTTTGAATTGCTCCTACATAATCTCCACCATCAGCCCTAGCTGCTGCTTGCTTCATGAAGTCTTCAGCAGTCATCGCTTCTTCAACAACTTTCATGTTTATTCCTCGCAGGTTTGCAGCTAAAAAATTTCTTTGCTATGTTGAAGAATTTACAACAAGGTGACGCAAAAAATTAAGTAGCTAGAAACAAAAATCTATCATTCTAACTCAAAGAAAGTTTGTTCTTCTCGATACAATTTCTTTAAATTTGAACGGAAAGTGACTTATTCTCAACGATCGCCAAGCTCAATTGAAGACGATCGCTTCATTTCTTTGCCATCAAAAGCCAAATAACATAATGTTAGTTAATTAATAGTAATAAATCTTAAATAAAAAGTAGGGTGAGCATTGCCCACCCTACTAGGAAAATCTGCTAAGTCAAATTAGTTAACTTCAGCTTTTTGGCGGAAGCACCAAACTAACAACGTACCACCAACTGAAAGTTTCACAGCTTCTAGCAGCCAGTAACCAGCGTGCAATTGATTCATCACAGAAGGAATTTCCTGAACGGACTCAAATACATTCAGCGGCATTCCTACAGCACACATATTGGGAGTGAGAAAATAAGTATTAATCAGGGCGATCGCTAGCAACAGCGAAGATAAAATTGCGGCTTTCCAAGCCAAATTAGCATGATATAATTGCGATTTGCCGAGTGCTAAAACCCCTGTCAATACCAAGGCAGCAGAAAGTAATTCAATCCGATTAAAATTCCAAAACATGAAATAGCCTGCTGATGTAAATCCAGGTTGAGTCATCATCCCAGATACATATAAACTAGGCATAATTACCCAGTCTAAAAGCAAGCTACCACCAAGCCAAAGCCCCAAAGTCAAGATGACAACAGTATGCCAAATGGGTCGCTTCAATTGAGTGGTTGATGCAACAGTCATATCAAATCCCCTAATTGAATGATTTATCGGTGTAGAGACGTTACATGTAACGTCTCTACAAAGTTATCAGTGACTAGCAACCAGCTACCAATTACCAATTACCAATTACCAATTGCCGATTACCTTTAGCTTAACTAATTGATAGGTACTCAAATATAAATTATGTTTGAATTCTAAGTTGAGAATTAATAAGAAGAAATTGTTTTTCATTTTTAAAATAAGAAATATTACAATAAAGTTGATAGTTGGTAATGGGTGATGGGTAATGGGTAACGAGTAATTGGTTGTTCACCCTCAGCTCTCTTCTCGCGACTTCTGTACGAGCGGGTTTTGAACGTGGATTTATTGCCATAACTCGTAAATCTGTTGCTAAACCCGCCCCTACGACTCCCCGATCTACAGGTAGATAGTATGGTGAGACAAATTATCAGATTGTTGGGAACTGCGATCGCAGTAGGTTTGGGTTTAGGTGGAGTAATTCCCTCAACCGTACAAGCCGTGCAGCTAGGAGACGGTTCAGTTGCTTTCGTACAACCGCCAGATCTACTGGAAGCAACAACCACTTTTGATAGCGTCAGCGTCTGGGGCGCAACTTACTACTTCACGATCGCCATTCCCAAAGCAGCAAGCGAACCCTTACAACGGGTAACGATTCATCAAAAGGAAGGCGCAGACAATATTCGCTATAGGCTCGATGATACCCGCGCATTTGTTGGCACGCGCCGCGATCGCGGTGACAAAATTAAATTAGGCGAAGTCACCCACGATCGAGAAACGCGAACGGTGACAGTCAATTTCGATCCGCCAATTCCCCCAGGTAGAGCCATTACAATCGGGCTCAGACCGAGAGCGAATCCCACAACTTCTGGAGTTTATCTATTTGGTGTCACCGCTTTTCCGCCAGGGGAAAAAGTCCGCAGTCAATTCATGGGCTTCGGTCGGTTACATTTCTACAACAACGGTGGGAGTAGAGACATTTTTTGAATCAGTTATCAGTTATCAGCGAAGAGTGGTAGTTGGTAATTGGTAATTGGTAGTTGTTTTCTTTCTCAGCTCAAGAGTAACTCCCTCCATTTTGACTTCTGACTTTTGACTTTTGACTTTTCTAATGCCGATGATGGTAGCGGCTGAAGTTGGGACCGTAAGTTGCTAGTAAGTTTTGTGGAGATAGGGCAATTTCGGGCGTACCCGTGCAAATTAGGCTTTGGTTGAGACAGAGAACGCGATCGCAGTGATGGTTGACCATATCTAAATCGTGAGAGATCTGCAATACCGTCCAATTTTCCTGTTGTTTGAGTTCGTTTAATAAGTTGTAAAAATCGGCTGCACCTTGCGCGTCTACACCTGCAAAAGCTTCATCCAAGATTAATAGCTGCCGTGGCATTACTAAACAATACGCTAGCAGCACCCGTTTTAATTCACCTCCACTGAGGCTACCAATTGCCTGTCGGCGCAGATGGTAGCCGTTAACTCGTTTTAATGCTCGGTCGATCGCCTCTTTTTTTCTCTCCGGTCGAGGATGCATTGAATTTATTATAGGGACGCATAGCTGTGCGCCCCTACCCTGTTGTCTCTCCACGTATCCCAACCCAACTAATTCGCTGACAGAAATCGGAAAACTGCGATCGAAGATAAAATTTTGTGGCATGTAGCCGATCTGATGGCACAATCTCCCCAAGCGTCCTATGGGGCGATCGAAAATTTCAATTTTGCCCGCAGCATAGGGAATTATTCCCAATAATGCTTGTACGAGGGTGCTTTTCCCCGCGCCGTTGGGACCGACAATCGCTGTATCCGTCCCTGAAATCAGTTCAAAGGAAACATCGCGGACGGCGAGATAGTTTCCTTGGTAAACTGTTAAGTCTTCTACCTTCAGAATCGGATATTTGTTACTAGTTATTGCTGAATGATTCACAATTAGTTACTGACAACCCGCTTCCAACGATTTGAGGTTGGCTTTCATTGCCGTGAAATAATATTGAGGATTTGTCTCTCCTGTCTCCAGAGGATCGAGAGGTCTGAAAGTCAGGTTTAAATCTTGCGAAAGATTTTTTAGCAACCTGTTATCTGTCCCTGGTTCGCCAAACACCGCTTTGACGTTGTATTTTTTCACCGCCGCGATCGCCCTTTGAATATCCTGGGGCGATAATTGGTCTTCGGGAATTTCTACTACTGCTACTTGTTTGAGTTTGTAACGTTGTGCCAAATAAGGATAGGCATCGTGGAAGGTGACAAACGTGCAGTTAGGATATTTTTGTAACCTTTGCCTAAACTCGCGATCGAGTGCCTGCAACTGTTGGATGTAGTTGGCGGCGTTAGTGGTGTAAGTCGCTTTATTTTGCGGATCGGCAGCAATTAAGCCATCTCGAATGTTATTGACTTGTTTTTGCGCCAAGACGGGATCGAGCCAGACATGGGGATTACCCTCAGCGTGTTCGTGTCCGTGTCCGTGTTCTTCTTCTGAAGTGGTTTCTTCCACTGGGGAGATTTCTGTTACAGGTTTTATTCCTTGACTTGCTTCGACTTGTTTCAACTTGGAGTTACCCGCATTTTTTACCGTATCTTCCAGAAATTCCTCCAAGCCCAAACCGTTTTTGACTAAAACATCAGCCGTGGCGATCGCCTGCACGTTAGCTGGTGTTGCTTGGTATTCGTGGACTTCCGTACCAGGCGGGACTAAAATTTCTACTTGCGCCGCCTCTCCTGCTACTGCTTTGGTAAACCAGTACATCGGTAAAAATGTCGTCACTACCTTTGACCGATCCGACGGCGAAGCAACTGTCTCAACTTGAGGCGCAGGTGGCGGCGAACTCGCTTGGTTATTGCAGCCTGTAACAATTGATGACAGTAGGAGTGACATCAAGGGTAGGCTGAGTTGCCATCCAGCCCAATATCTCAAGTAGCAGCGGCTCACAATTTTTCTCCTGGCATTGGTTAAAGGGTTGCGTTTGAACCAGAAGTCTATTTTACAACTACAATGAGAATCAATATCACCTTCTTATGTACCGATCTCAGTAGCGAGTCGCTGTTGAGTATAAATTGTGGTTCACCAGCAATTACGAACAGTGTTAGCATCCCCCCTAAGATAGAAAATTCAAATAAAAAATTGTTGAAAAAATGCAGCCAAAGTAGCTGGTTTTCTGTCAAACTATTGAGAAAAAGTTGCAGACTTTCGTTTTCAGCCGTTGTCATGACTGCAATGAGAGAGCAACATCTTGGTGTGAGGAAAGTAAATCATGAATAAAAGCTTGTGGCGATCGCTTTTGGCTAGTCCGGTAGTTTTTGCAACTATATTAGCTTGCAGCCCGTGGTTCCCTGCCGCAGCGAATCCAAAGACTAGCAATACTATGGCGCAGGTGACTTCAGTTTCCCAGTTATCAGACGTGCAACCAACTGACTGGGCTTTTCAGGCATTGCAATCTTTGGTTGAGCGTTACGGTTGTATCGCAGGTTATCCTGATGGTACGTATCGCGGTAATCGAGCCTTAACGAGATACGAGTTCGCGGCGGGATTAAATGCTTGTTTGGATCGAGTCAACGAGTTGATTGCTACGGCAACAACAGACTTAGTGACCAAAGAAGACTTGGCTACCCTACAAAAGTTACAAGAAGAGTTTGGCACAGAACTTGCTACCTTGCGCGGTCGAGTTGATAGCTTAGAAGCAGCAACCGCCGAATTAGAAGCAAATCAGTTTTCTACCACCACCAAACTAAGTGGGGTTGTTGTTGCCGCAGTCTCGGATGTTTTCGGTGGTGACAATGCCGAAACTGGTGAGGAAGTGGAAGACAATACTATCTTTACAGACAGAGCCAGACTAGAATTCAGTACTAGTTTTACCGGAAAAGATTTACTGTACACGCTCATCTCGGCGGGCAACTTTAGGGGATACGCTGGGATTACAGGCACGGCAGAAGGAGATTTAGCTTTCACCCGCGCCCAAGATGAAGAAGAACCGGATAACGATGTTGGTCTAGAAACTCTAGAATACACTTTCCCCCTTGGTGAGAGTACAGAAGTTACCCTAGCTGCGGCTGGTGCGGCGTTCTATGATTTTACTGATACAGTAACGCTATTCGATGGAGATGGTGATTCAGGGGCATTGTCTCTGTATGGCACGCGCAACCCCATCTACAACTTAGGTGATGGTGCGGGCTTAGGCATTAAACATCAATTAGGCGATCTCTTCGAGATCAGTTTAGGATACTTGGCAGCCGAAGGAAACGATCCAGCTGATAGTAGTGGCTTATTTAATGGTCCTTATGCGGCGATCGGACAAGTCTTATTTAAGCCAAGCGATCGCTTAAAGTTAGGTTTGACTTACGTTCATTCCTACCGTGCTGACGATACAGGTACGGGTAGCAGAAATGCCACCTTTAATCAGTTCGATGCCGATTACTTTGCTAGCAGACAAATCATCGGACAAGGCGACGACGCACCAGATGTGCCGACTTCTAGCAATGCCTACGGCGTACAGCTATCTTGGCAATTAAGCGATGGCATTGTCGTTGGTGGTTGGGCTGGCTACACGAGAACGACTTTGCTTTCTACAGTGAATGGCGCATTCGATCGCGGCGGTTTAGAAATCTGGAACTACGCCGTTACTTTAGGCTTTCCAGATTTCGGCAAAGAGGGCAGTCTCCTGGGTTTTGTCTTTGGTATGGAACCAAAAGTGGAAGATTCTACTGTTGCTGAAGTTGCGGAGGACGAAGATACTTCCTTCCATATTGAAGGATTCTATCAATATCAACTCACGGATAACATTGCCATTACTCCAGGCGTAATTTGGATTACTGCACCTGGATTTAATAACGACAACGATGATGCCATCATCGGCGCGCTGCGGACGACATTTAGTTTTTAGGTAAGGTAGGGGCGGGTTCACCAATAATCTCTGTAAACGCACGAAGAACTAAATAAACCTGCCCTGAAAAGATTGACGGTAGTAGGGGCGCACAGCTGTGCGCCCCTACAAATGTGTTGCAAACGTTCGATCGCAAAATGTAGAGACGTTACATGTCATTCCTCTACATTTTTATTTAATCTAGCCAACGCACAGCATCTTTCGCGTGATATGTCAAGATCATATCCGACCCCGCCCGTTTAAAACTTGTCAGAGTCTCCATAACGACCCGCTGTTCGTCGATCCAGCCATTGAGGGCAGCGGCTTTCACCATCGAATACTCGCCAGAGACATTGTAGGCGGCTACAGGTAAATTGGTCGCTTCCTTCACCCGCCAGATAATGTCCATGTATGCCAAAGCAGGCTTCACCATCAGCATATCTGCCCCTTCAGCAATATCGAGTTCGACTTCTTTAATCGCTTCACGGGCGTTTCCTGGGTCCATTTGATACGTGCGGCGATCGCCAAATTGGGGTGTAGAATCGGCAGCATCGCGGAAGGGTCCGTAATAAGCTGAAGCGTACTTCGCCGCATAAGATAAAATCGGCGTATCTTGGAATCCTGCTGCATCTAAACCTTCGCGGATCGCTTGCACGAATCCGTCCATCATTCCCGAAGGTGCGATAATATCAGCTCCAGCTTTAGCTTGAGAGACTGCTGTTTTCTTGAGTAATTCCAAGGTAGGATCGTTCAAAACCTGTCCCATCAGATCGCCTGTTTGCAAATAGCCACAGTGACCGTGACTGGTATACTCGCACAAGCAGGTGTCGGCAATCACAATTAAATCTGGTACTGCTTCTTTGACAGCAGTTGCAGCTTTCTGGACGATCCCGCAATCGTGCCAAGCTCCAGTTGCATCGGTATCTTTATCTTCAGGAATGCCAAATAGAATAATCGACGGGATACCCAGATCGTAAACTTCTTTGGCTTCCTCCACAATTTTGTCTACAGATAACTGGTAGACTCCTGGCATCGATTTGACTTCTTTGGCAAATGCTTCACCAGGAACGGCAAATAGAGGATAAATTAAATCGTTTTTAGATAAAACCGTTTCCCGCACCATCCGGCGCAGTTGGGGATGAGTTCTTAAGCGGCGAGGGCGATGAATTGGAAACATGACGTTGTATTATGACAGCTTGAG
This window of the Chroococcidiopsis thermalis PCC 7203 genome carries:
- the gap gene encoding type I glyceraldehyde-3-phosphate dehydrogenase — protein: MLKIGINGFGRIGRLVARVAAHNPQVEIVGINDLVPPDNLAYLFKYDSTHGTYSGRVEAKEDGIAIDGKFVPCTAIKNPAELPWGSLGADYVVESTGLFTTYEGASNHLKAGAKRVVISAPTKDPDKVPTLLVGVNHDKFDPQKDAIVSNASCTTNCLAPIAKVIDDKFGLTEGLMTTVHAMTATQPTVDGPSKKDWRGGRGAAQNIIPSSTGAAKAVALVLPQLKGKLTGMAFRVPTPDVSVVDLTFKTEKATSYKEICAAMKEASQNGLAGILGYTEDEVVSMDFRSDARSSIFDAGAGIELNSNFFKVVSWYDNEWGYSCRVLDLMLYMAQKEGILTGDRPLVAVS
- a CDS encoding acetate kinase; protein product: MKILVLNAGSSSQKSCLYEITGDGILEQPVEPLWEATIDWTGKSAVGLLKVKTSHGASIKTEIPVKERQQAIAQMLDTLMQGETQVISDLAEIQLVGHRVVHGGQHYSQPTRITPEVKAAIKELANLAPAHNPVNLEGIEAIEQTLPQVPQVAVFDTAFHSSIPPGAVVYPIPYELSEQGIRRYGFHGISHEYVSRRAAYLLDRDLSSLKLITCHLGNGCSLAAIRDGSCINTTMGFTPLEGLMMGTRSGSIDPSILLYLLRQGYSTEQLDEMLNKQSGLKGVSGISGDMRQISQAIAEGNDRAKLAFDIYIHRLRSHIGSMLASLSGTDALVFTAGVGENHPLTRTATCEAFEFLGLKLDPSKNQASPKDADIATSDSKIRVLVVQTQEDWAIAQSCWNLLNRES
- a CDS encoding glycogen/starch/alpha-glucan phosphorylase produces the protein MQIQEPQLQGQDTGMQCEDDRTGIGVETLKRAFLDNLFYVQGKFPALATKHDYYMALAYTVRDRLLQRWVNTAAIYTQEGSRTVAYLSAEFLMGPHLGNNLINLGIYNQVQQAMTELKLDLKELLAKEEEPGLGNGGLGRLAACYLDSLASLEIPTLGYGIRYEFGIFDQLIRNGWQVEKTDKWLRYGNPWEIARPEWAVSVKFGGRTEAHKNAQGRYRVRWIPHKVVLGIPYDTPILGYKVNTANTLRLWKAEAPESFDFEAFNRGNYYGAVDQKVTSENLTKVLYPNDETYEGKQLRLEQQYFFVSCALQDMLRIMLRQKLPLEQFHEKFAVQLNDTHPAIAVAELMRLLLDEHEMDWEPAWEITQKTFGYTNHTLLPEALEKWSLKLFSSLLPRHLEIIYEINWRFLEQVRHKFGTDEGRIGRLSLIDENDGKFVRMAHLACVGSHKINGVAALHSELLQKTTLLDFYEFFPEKFTNITNGVTPRRWIVLSNPKLTNLITSCIGDNWIKHLEDVQRIETYAEDPGFQQEWQQIKRENKVNVAEILLDRTGVKVDPDSLFDIQVKRIHQYKRQHLNILHAITLYNQIKQNPNLDITPRTLIFAGKAAPGYYIAKLIIKLINSVAEVVNKDRDIGDRLKVVFLPDYNVKNSQPIYPAADLSEQISTAGKEASGTGNMKFAMNGALTIGTLDGANIEIRNAVGAENFFLFGLTTEDVGALRLTGYRPREYYEQNPQLKQAIDQIASGYFSHGDRSLFKPLVDLLLDKDPFMLMADYQPYIDCQQQVSQTYRDRDRWLQMSILNTARMGKFSSDRAIREYCQQIWKVQPVPVQLAAEKTGDGWFGTVTSD
- a CDS encoding class I SAM-dependent methyltransferase, giving the protein MQTIYVDGTYLENNPSYGVEDSPWKAQQILSIIQKNQLNPRSICEIGCGAGEILRQLQLSLPDHVRFQGYDISPQAIQLSRQRQNQNLSFACEDITKIEIDPFDILLCIDVFEHVEDYLNFLRQLKPKSKYKIFHIPLDMSAQFVLRAEPILWMRENVGHIHYFMKDTALLALKDAGYKILDYCYTAEHVDRPKSFKARSLSLPRKILHAIAPDVTVRLLGGYSLLVLAES
- a CDS encoding tetratricopeptide repeat protein, with product MKVVEEAMTAEDFMKQAAARADGGDYVGAIQSYDEAVSINPENARAFGNRGFMRLNLGDRMGALSDFRAAAELFLSQGRMANYEMVLDYIEKMQ
- a CDS encoding histidine phosphatase family protein, coding for MSLKLYLLRHGETEYSRTGGFCGELDPELTPEGMLMAKAFAETYRSLPWTAVYVSPMKRTIATAKPLCDAIAMDMQLRDGLKEIRYGKWEGQTLEFVKQHYEEDYVRWLTEPAWNPPTEGETGVQIASRAMPVISEIEAKCPTGNVLIVSHKATIRIILCSLLGIDVGRYRDRITALAASVSIVKFDVHGPLLEVLGDRYHLDAELRNLPGT